ttcagaagaagtcataaaggtgtacatccttgtacacacatactgaaaacaaaataaaataaaatatataagctGAGATCATTTTCTTTATACCTTTGCTTGTTAGCAGCTTCACACCCAGCTACTTTTTCAATTTCATCAGTTTGAGCAGTATCCTGGTCATTAAGGTTCATATGCTCTTCTTGACCTTCAGGGATTTCAACTTCCTTTGGCAGAAGAGTGCtgaaaaaaatgcaatttttttagaaaatgagaaataaccaaggtgtacatattggtacacaTATATATAAAATGAGAAGAAATGCGAGCTACACATATACCTCGGCTTGTTACCAGTTTCAGACTCAACTCCTTGGCTTGTTCCATCCTTGtcatcctcttcttcatttgcctcattggtctttggtgaagGAGTGCTAAAAAGATTCAAGTTTTGAGAAAAGGTATTAGCTTTCACACACTGGTGTACGACTATGTACACAcataaaaaaagaaattacttgaaaatttaaaaaaagTGATGTTGTACCTTTGCTTTTCAGGAGTTTCATACGGAACTTCATTCCTTTCAGATTCAGTTCCATGCTCGTCATCACCACCTTTGCTACCCTCTTTGTCATTGTCATGACCATGCATATCACCACACTTACTACcctccttgtcattgtcatcaccatcaccatcatcattatcatcattattATGATTATGCATATCACAATATTCATTGTGCTcctccttgtcattgtcatcaccatcatcatcgtcttccttgtgctcctcctcaatctcatcatcttccttgtgctcctccccatcatcctcatcctcctcctcctcctcatcctcctcaatctcctcatcctcctcaGTTTCAAGCTGTATTTCCTTTGCACATTTAAAGATTTCATGTAAAGTGTAATTACGGAAATCATTAGATTCTCTTTCTGTCAATCTCATTAGACCAACTTCATTACTTTTAGTCTTTTCTCTTCAATGAAACTAAGAAGCCTTTCTTGCCTATCCAGAACTTCAGTAAGCTCCTCATCCAACTCCTTTCTTCGCATATCTGAAATGCGCAGCTTTTCTTTCACAACATCtatgttattttcttttttctgccTCCGGTACTCATCCAAAAGCAATCGCTCTTCATCAGTATAAGCTTTCACCCATCCTGGTTGCAtctgaaaacatgccaaagtatcaACATTGATCACAGGTGTACAATTTTTGACACATGTTGTaagagtgtacattgttgtacacaagacaaatttcttaaaatctatcaacaatgtacaatcctgtacaccttattaaaggtgtatatcaatgtacatatactattctaagaaagttTTTTGAGATACCTTTTTCATGGCATCATTCAGGTCTTTCTCGATTATATTACTGACGTCGCTGATGATCCACCTAAGAAGCCTTGGCACACCTTCCTCATTGCTTGgcttcatgattttgttgtgtTCAGCAAACCAATGTTGCATTAACAAATAGGTGAATAGTTAGAAATGTAAGAGAAAGGAACAAACACAATGAACAGAATTATTTAAAATGGTGAATGGATATATCAGGTGTACAACTGTGAACTCACCAACAGATAAAGCACACAAACATTAACTTCAAGTGGTGAATCCTGATGTTTCTTAATGCTCTCCATGAGGTGCTCATGTATATGAACTGGCCAGCAAGTTCTCTTCATCCTATCCAAAGACTCAAAAAAGTGTGCAAACTGGTTCTTGCTAATCATACTTCTGTTTGCCTGGGTAAAAAAGACCGTGATACACAAGTACATAGTAAACAACACCACTAAGTCTTCAGCATTTCTTTCAATCTCCATTTTCGACTTTGGTTTTAGCTTCATGATACGTACGATTTCCTCCTCCACATCTTTTTTCCCAGCTCAGTTCGTTTCTTAAGAGTCAATCTGTTTATCAGCGGACCGTATTTATTTTCAGCTGCAGTTTTTACATCTTCCCCTTTTTCAACTTCCATTGGCACCATCTTAATCCCATAAAATAGAAACAAATCCTCAGGTTCACTCTTTACTGCCACTTTCTTGTTCTTCTTGGTAGTATCAAACATGAAATAATGTCCCCCTGAGTCACAAATTTCATGGCGGTACTGCCTCACAATTTTTCAAAATTGAGTTTGGGTTCTTAGTTCATATATCATCTCTCCTTTTACTTATATGTTTCTCATCTTTCCAGTCTGCTTTTTTGTGGACAAAGATATCTACAACAGGCCAGAATGGTCCTTCTTTTTGCTTCTCTAGTTGATAATTGGTGAACCATACTTTTTctcctctttttgtttcatcttcctcaAGGTTTCTATTCACAAAGTCACTGAAGGAATGGAAACTTAACCTATATGGTTTGTTGGTATCTACGAAAATGAACCAAGAAGAATAATACATTCATTATACTCATACAAGTACAAATCATATCATTGTACGCATAAATAGGACCATATCATACAGGTGTATAGCTGTGTACACTCCTACAGAAAACTAACTAAAGCAACATTTGTTCCcacacaacatgccataaatcaatGTGCGTGTACAAATCTTTACACTCATACAGAAATCTATCAAAAACAGCtttaaaacacacacaacaggcAAAATAAAGGTGAAATAGCATGATGGTGCAAAGATGTGTACACCAGCACCAAAAACGATGGGATAATATGTTGAGAACATACACATTAGTCCATATGAATATGAAATAGCATGTTGGTGCAAAGATATGTACACCAGTAAACACAAGTGACGGCACAACAGGTTGACAACACACACAACATGCCATATGAAGGTGAAATAGCATGCTGGTGCAAAGGTGTGTACACCGATAAACACAAGTGACGGCACAACACACACATTAGGCCATATGAATTTGAAGTAGCATGCTGGTGTACAAACCAGTACACTGCTACCGAAACATCTTTAAAACAGACAGAAcatgacatgaatcactgcaacaacattgtggtgtactagtatgtacacaccaacaacaattccaataaaaattgctaaaaaaaacCAGATAGAACTgaacatgaatcactgcaacaacatggcggtgtacagatctacaccaacaacaattcccacaaaaattgctcaaaaacaagatagaactagacatgaatcactgcaacaacatggcggtgtacagatctgtacacatatacaagaaattgaataaaaattgctcaaaaatagaCAGAACTAGACTTGAattgttacctttttttttttgagataacagatgttgaaggctttggaGACTTTGGAGGCTTTGGAGGATTTGAAGTCTTTGaaggctttgatttcttcttagctggtgatttttttgaagtttctggtactgaaattgatgttgaatcttctaatGATCTCTTCAATCTCGTTTTTGGTCCTGTTGATTTCCGAATCTCTTCTGCAGCAACTGATGGAGTTGGGGATGAAATTGGTGTTGAATCTTTTAATGCTGACTTTGATCTCGTtcttggtgatgttgatttttgaatttcttctaccgcaactgatagaatttcttcttcagttgatgttgaatcttccacTGTTGGTGGTGCGTTTTTCTTTGAAGCTATTTTTTTCCTTTCAACATGATGTTACTGATTGTTCAACCATCTAGTTGTTTTGATTAGTAAGATGTTAGAGTTTTTGATTGAAAGTTTCTGTGAATTGAAAATTTTCTAGGGTTCAAAATGTTGAGGTATgagtagttttgatttttttcttctgctattcagtcttcaaaagaaaaagaaggaataaatgattTGTCCGTTACGCCGTTTAATTCTGTTtttaattcagtttttttttcagtttttttttccaaGCTACGTGTCACAACTACGTTTATGGTGTCAGTTACAAAACTGTATCCATTCGGTGCACGTGTGCTTTATTAAAAGCATGCGAAAGATAGCAGCGtctttatacattttttggactaATCTGTTCCTAGTTGGATCGGAGTGGGCTAATCTGTTCTTTTTTGTGCGGTTTTGGACTGAACCGTTTTTTCCACGCTAAAAATTTAGTCAATGGACATGAGGGGCTGACCCGGTTAAGCCCCTCACTAGGTGTGCTCCTTTTTTCCGCTTAGTAAGCAGTAGATGTCGCACAAGTCACAAACCGGTATACCTACACTACTTGAACTTCAAcctatcaggaaaaaaaaaaacttcaacctCGTATTCTCCATTTCACTGCTCCCCTCCCTGCAAAGACCAAGCGAATGTTTTCTACTTTAGTTTAAACCCTCATTCGGTTCATGCACCAAATTGTTACTAAGGGGGAGAAAACACAAGAATATTGCAGAGAGGTTTATATCAATCAACCAATCTCTATCATAAGGTCAATctccctttttttcttctttccttttgttttatctttaattttatGATAGGGAGAACTTCATTATTATACAAACTTTTCAGTTTTTAGAAGTAATATTTTTAAGGATTTGATACTTTGATACTTCCACGAACAGAGGCAGATAGTGTCAAGTCTTTAGTGACCTCCCAAGTTGCTAAAAGACACTCAATTCCCTTTTTGACTTTCATTTTTTATATAGGGTTCTACTTCTATATAAATCACCTTATTACTCAACTTCAATTTTACTCATTCTACTGTTCTTAGACAACCCCAAAAAAATGTCTCACCAAGATCACCAATTGCCTCACCAACAGCATGTTGAACCCCAAAATTCTGCACAACCCGCTAAGCCGACTGCACGATTTCCGGCTAATCTTTTCAGCAAGGGAATGGATAATTTGAGGTTTCGATCGAAATGGGCAGAATTGAATGGTGCAATGGGTGATTTAGGTACTTATATACCTATAGTCATTGCATTAACATTAGCTAAGGATCTTAATCTTGGTGTAACACTGATATTTACTGGTTTTTATAATATTATTACTGGTTTGATTTACGGTGTGCCGATGCCTGTACAACCTATGAAGTCGATTGCAGCTGTTGCTATATCATCGAGCAATGAGGAATTTGGTATTCCAGAGATAATGGCCGCCGGGATATGTACAGGAGGGATATTATTCTTTCTTGGCATTACTGGATTGATGGGTCTTGTTTATAAGATAATTCCACTGCCTGTTGTTAGAGGAATTCAACTCTCTCAAGGTTTATCTTTCGCATTGACATCGGTTAAATACATTCGGAAGAATCAGGACTTTTTAAAAGGGAAGGCCGGTGCTGATAGACAATGGTTAGGGTTGGATGGATTGGTTTTAGCTCTTGTCTGTGCTGGTTTTATTATTGTTGTTAATGGTGCAGGTGAAGAGACAGAAAACGACAGTCATAATAGAGAAGGCGATCAAGTTGATAGCGAATTTCATAATGAGAATTCTGATAGGAGATTAAGGAGTAAACTATGGAAGATTCTATTCTCATTACCTTCAGCTGTCATTGTGTTCTTATTGGGAATAATACTAGCTTTCATTAGACAGCCTGGAATTGCAAAGCAGATAAGGTTTGGACCATCTAATGTAAATATTGTGAAGATTTCTCGGCATGCGTGGAAACAAGGGTTCATTAAAGGTACAATTCCACAACTACCGTTATCAGTATTGAATTCTGTTATTGCAGTGTGTAAGTTATCGTCAGATCTTTTCCCGGGTAAGGATTTCTCGGCGACATCAGTATCAGTTAGTGTCGGGGTAATGAACTTGGCTGGGTGCTGGCTTGGTGCCATGCCATGTTGTCATGGTGCAGGAGGGTTAGCTGGGCAGTATAAGTTTGGAGGGAGGAGTGGTGGCTGTGTTGCATTTCTTGGTGCAGCTAAACTTGTGCTGGGTTTAGTTATAGGAAGTTCACTAGTGAAAATCCTAACTGAATTTCCCGTGGGATTGTTAGGAGTTTTGCTTTTGTTCGCAGGAATTGAATTGGCCATGACTTCAAAAGATATGAATTCTAAGGAGGAAGCATTCGTAATGCTTGTTTGCACAGCAGTGTCAATTGGTTATAATGCAGCAGTAGGGTTTGTTGGTGGGATCATCCTTTATTTGCTTCTTAAGCTAAGGAATTTGAGCAAGAGTGAAAATGCAAGCCACGGAAATTGTTTCCGTGGGAATCCATAAAAAGATAGGACTCTAGTGACATCCCTAGTGTTTAGTACCGTTTCTTGTGATCAAATTTTACTGTTTACGACTTTCAGTGTTTCTCCATGCATATGAAATAAATTTTACTGTTTACGACTTTTATTGTCAAGTATGTTTGTGAATCACTTATGCACTTGTTATAAACAATGTACTCTCAAAACCCAGCTTACAGTTACCAATAGCTCCGCAAAAGCTGAGAACTGAACTCCTTTGTATGGGTAAGGCGACAGCTATAAGGCGCAGTAGGTTTAGGTTGGCCAAAAATGACTGCAAGAAGCTAGAAGGTTGGTACCACCACAAAGGAGTTTTAAACCCTTTAAAATGCTTATTTGCGGTATTCAGTTGCAAATGTAAAGTTCGCGTGTAGTTTTCATTATaaaagaacaaaacaaaagaagaaagctGAAGATGGCACGGAATATCGCTAGTCATGTAAATATTGATGCTAGTAGGAAAAGGAGCACAGCGTTTTCTTAAAGAAAAGTTCCAAATCTGAACCGTGGAGTGAGAGAGGCCTTGTGGTTTTAGATCGATGCGCCAGTATTAGCGAAGAGATGCCTTAGCAAGGGTGAGGAAAGACCAACAATGGAATAAGTAATGCGGTGGCGGAGCTGCTGCGAAATTTGAGTAAATCAGAGAGGCACAGTGCCTCATTAAGAGCTCATAGCAAACGGTGAAGCTGTGACGGATGATAGAACATTGTGCAACAACTCGTGGTACTGTAGTAAAGTAGTTTGGTGAATttaaaattatttaaattgcaatTCATCGTATaatttatttttccaacaaaaatttATTAAGGTGCGCACTCATTTATTGGTCACGAACCAATATAGGCCGTAGTGGGATTGGCTGGTCCCAATTGTATGGATCCAATGTCGCCATGATGTGCACAGATTTACTCCGGATTATCATTTTGTGCACCCTCCTTAGATTAAGTCGCATGGTCTTCTGATCTAGCATCTAAAATTGGCAGCTGTTGGAAAACGATCaatagaaaaataattttttaaagttttaataaaaaattataatttattgttttattttgtgaatgaaactttttagttttatatggtggagtttccaatttttagtagttttaagaaactatataaaccttttagtcccacatcggggagtttttcttcttaagttgtatttgtcaattatataaagaaattcactacttttgtaaaatctatgggaaagaggttgctctatattttagagggacccctaagggaaaatattttatagcgttttttaagcattcgcgattttccttaacggttttttcggagttgccaagctcaagttgagcatctactacatatgctagtagtaggtgtattagggtgttttatcctggagatatccgtcctgtgagggctatagcatcactcttgagtgtagccgggcgctaatgtcttaaggacagcgtgttgaacacgtgactcactctattttccaaagttttgccttgttgctgttgcggagatacggggagcttgttcgtttcgtcaaagcaatcacttccattataaaggagctaagtatcaataacttttgcttatttgatttttctttgtttttgattattgcacccaacaatcttaagacattagcatttgtaataatcgaaaacgattgattggtttgtgaatcatggatgttaattgtggagtgaaaaaacaaaaacgaatttctggtcagctgtagagtttcaattttatcttttaatctagaaggaatttcgatgaacccttttgacacaacgtagtagacatcctgatagttacccgcgtaaaatttcagaattttggagttgtaaaagtattttttgatattttacaaaacagaaaaacgtttctgaaaaattctgacgagcagaaaattgttgttaactaaattaatttttgtggggtaaccatgagttttttgaaacgctgattcaaacgaagtttgtatatatagatgttatcttcaaaactcatattttactttctgatttggaattgtgatttgtgaataaaggtgtcatctccgagggacatggctaatagccgcatgtggttggaaacaaatcttccaaagatggcaaaggtgagaacatcgaacgcaactctaagcatggtcttcatgataaaggtatatttcgtaaacctgaatccggaattactttagttaagggtgagtgttatgtttgtaaaatttctggccacgcggcagtaaagtaaattgacaacataaaaaccttaataagtagaaagttaatgctaatttagttgaaacaaactagaacgagtttggtggcatgatgtcggaagttattttaataaccaatgtgagagaccagtaggtggactctggagccaccaagaatgtttgttgaaacagagacctgttc
The nucleotide sequence above comes from Papaver somniferum cultivar HN1 chromosome 8, ASM357369v1, whole genome shotgun sequence. Encoded proteins:
- the LOC113303668 gene encoding molybdate transporter 1-like, with product MSHQDHQLPHQQHVEPQNSAQPAKPTARFPANLFSKGMDNLRFRSKWAELNGAMGDLGTYIPIVIALTLAKDLNLGVTLIFTGFYNIITGLIYGVPMPVQPMKSIAAVAISSSNEEFGIPEIMAAGICTGGILFFLGITGLMGLVYKIIPLPVVRGIQLSQGLSFALTSVKYIRKNQDFLKGKAGADRQWLGLDGLVLALVCAGFIIVVNGAGEETENDSHNREGDQVDSEFHNENSDRRLRSKLWKILFSLPSAVIVFLLGIILAFIRQPGIAKQIRFGPSNVNIVKISRHAWKQGFIKGTIPQLPLSVLNSVIAVCKLSSDLFPGKDFSATSVSVSVGVMNLAGCWLGAMPCCHGAGGLAGQYKFGGRSGGCVAFLGAAKLVLGLVIGSSLVKILTEFPVGLLGVLLLFAGIELAMTSKDMNSKEEAFVMLVCTAVSIGYNAAVGFVGGIILYLLLKLRNLSKSENASHGNCFRGNP